The sequence TCGTCACTCGTATGCATGCATCACCTCCTCAGCCCAGCCGCGGCTTTACGGCAGACACCCACCCCTTATGCTGCTCTACCAGTCAGGGATTTACCGCTCCTTGTCATGCAGCCGCCCAAGGGGGTTCACTCCCTGCACTCCGAAGAGCCAAGAGCCAAGACTACACACAAACCTGGTCCGGACAACGAAATTCAAAAATTATAATGATAATTCCGCCACACTAATATTCAAGGGCCGTTCTATCGGTTGAGGGGGCAATAGGGAGGGGGCGGTTCTGGAGCGCTCCTGGGAGGACCTTCGCGGTGGCGGATAAGACAGGCACCCCAGATGGAGGCCTGTCTGTGAGGGCATACGGCCTGTTGGGGGAGCGGTACTCCGCCCCCCCCAAACAGGCACAGAATGATGTCGAGGGTTAGATGATCTTGTTGAGGGAGTATTCCACGATTCCTTCGGCACCGAGCTTGATGAGCTCGGGGACGATGCGGCGGACTTCCTGCTCGGGCATGATGCTCTCGATGGATACCCAGTCGGAATTGTAGTGATTGGCGACGGTCGGACTCTTGAGGCTCGGGATGACTGCGGTTATGGCGGCTACTTTGTCCTTGGGAGCGTTCATCTTCAAACCGACCATCCCTTCGGCTCGTAGCGCGGACTGCAACAGCGTCGCGATCTGCTGGATCTTCTCGCGCTTCCACGGATCTTCCCAGGATGCCTTGTTGGCGACCATGACGGGGACGGATTCCATCAGCTCGGTGACGATCCTCAGGCCGTTGGCCTTGATGGTGGAGCCGGTCTCGGTGACTTCGACGATGGCGTCGCACAGCCCCTCGACTACCTTGGCTTCGGTGGCGCCCCAGGAGAACTCGACGTTGACGGGGATGTTACGCTCGGCGAAGTAGCGCTTGGTGAAGCCGACGAGCTCGGTGGAGATGGTGGCGCCGTGCAGGTCCTCGGGGCCCTTGATCTTGGAGTCGCCGTTCACGACGAGCACCCAGCGGGCGGGACGGCGCGAGACCTTGGAGTAGACCATCTCGCAGACTTCCACTACGTCGGAGTCGTTCTCGCGGATCCAGTCGCGCCCGGCGATGCCAACGTCGATGGTGCCGCGCTCGACGTATTTACCCATCTCCTGCGGACGGATCAGGGAGCACTTTATCTCTTTGTCGTCGATGCCGGGGAAGTAGCTGCGCGATGAGATCGATATCTGCCAGCCGGCTTTCTTGAACAGCTCTACGGTGGCATTCTCCAGGCTCCCTTTGGGGACGCCGAGCTTCAGCTGGTTTTCCATGAATCATCCTCTCCTTAAATGAAATTGAATAAAACAAAATCCCCCCTGTCCCCCCTTCGCAAAGGGGGGGACGCGAGGTCTCGAGCAGCGCTCCGGGCAGATGGGCTCATCCCCCCGGAACTCCCGTGTGGACATAAAAAAAGCCACCAAGCGTGGACTTGGTGGCTTCAAAGTTCTCTATTTCTTGTAGACCGTGTTGGGATCGAAGAGCGGGTTGGAGTGCTCGACCCAGGTCCCGTTCTCGTACTTCACGTAAAAGCAGCTCCTGTTCCCGGTGTGGCAGGCGGCGGGACCGTTCTGCTTCACCTTGATCACCACGGTGTCGGCGTCGCAGTCGGTGAGCACCTCGATCACTTCCTGGGTGTTGCCGGACTCTTCGCCCTTCATCCAGTACTTGTTCCTGGTGCGGCTGAAGAACCAGGTCTTGCCGGTCTCCAGGGTCAGGTTCAGGGTCTTCTCGTCCATGAACGCCACCATCAGCACTTCGCCACTTTCGTTGTCCTGAATGACGGCAGGAATCAGGCCGCCCATCTTCTCGAAATCGATCTTTATCATGGCTTCTCTCAGTCCTTGCACTGCGTAATGGATAAAAAAGTGTCTTTTAATACACCGCCAATGTGCTATGTGTCAATAAGTATGTAGACACAACACATGACATGGATGCGCAATCAGCATTCAGCGCTGTGAAGCTACCCACGCCCTTGCTTCATTGCAAAATGGCTGTAACATGACTGAGGTTTTATCTGAAAGCGATCATCCATTACTATTTCAGAAGGAGGTGTGCATGTTCAAAAAGCTAGTTGCAGGTGCTGCACTTTTGTCCGCTGTTCTCATATCGGGATGTGCATCGGTGCCGATGGCATCAAAAGAAGACGATGCTGCCGCAAAACAGTTCGCAGTGCCGAAGGATGGAAAGGCCGCAGTGTACGTGTACCGAAACTGCTTTGTTGGCCAAGCTCTCAAGAAGGACATCTCGCTGGACGGAGCGATTCTTGGCGAGACGGCAAACAAAGTGTTCTTTTACAAGGTCATCGAGCCGGGAAAACACGTGCTTTCCACCGAGTCTGAATTCGGGGACAACACTCTTTCTTTCGATGCTGACCCTGCCAAGAACTACTTTGTCGAGCAGTACATAAAGATGGGAGTCTTCGTCGGTGGCTCGAACCTGAAGATGGTCACTGAGGAGGAGGGCAAGAAAGCCATCATGGAATGTGGCCTGGCACAACAGAAATAGGTAGTACGGCGGGCAAAAGAAAAGCATCTCTTGCTCCGGACGCTAAAGGCCCGGCGGAACGATATCCGCCGGGCCTTATTTTTTGCTGCCGTTGCGATGTCTCTAGTCTTCTGCGAGCAGGGTTCTGTCGTTCTCGAAGGTCTTGTGACGCAGCTCGTGGAACTTCTGGATCAGCTTCTCCACGGTGAGCGCCTTCTTCTCTTCCCCCTCGATGTCGAAGATGATCTCGCCGCCGTCCATCATGAGCAGGCGGTTGCCGAATTCGATCGCGTGGCTCATGTTGTGGGTGATCATCATGGCGGTGAGCTTGTAATCGCTGATGAACTTGTTGGTCAGTTCGAGCACGATCTCGGCGTTCTTCGGGTCGAGCGCCGCGGTGTGCTCGTCGAGCAGGATCAGGCTCGGCTTGGAGAGGACCATCATGAGCAGGGTGAGCGCCTGACGCTGTCCGCCTGAGAACATCACCAGGTTCTCTTTCATGCGGTGCTCGAGGCCCATGCGCAGCTGCACCAGTTCCTGCCTGAATAGCTCGCGGGTCTTGTTGTTCAGACTGCGGCGCAGCCACTTCATCCCCTTTTTGTGGGTGATGGTCATGTTGTCTTCCAGGCTCATGTTCCCGGCGGTGCCGAGCAGCGGGTTCTGGAAGATCCTGCCGATGTACTTCGCCCTCTTGTACTCCGGATCCCTGGTCACGTTCTTGCCGTTCGCCAGGATCTGGCCGTCGGTGGGGGTGTAGGTCCCGGCGATGGTGTTGAACAGGGTCGATTTGCCGGCGCCGTTGGAGCCGATGATGGTGATGAAGTCGCCCTCTTTCACCTTCAGATTGATGTTGTTAAGGGCCTTGTTTTCGTTGACGGTCCCCTGGCCGAATACGATGGAAACGTTTTTGAGCTCTATCATTTTGCCACCTTGAACGGGACCTTCAGTTTCTTCGCCTGGGTCAGGATCAGCAGGATGATGATCAGCACGCCCTTGATGAGGTTCAGGTCGCTCGGGGTCATGTGGATCAGGTAACCGTAGAAACGCCCGACGTACATGACGGCGTAGAAACAGACGGAACCGGCGAGTGCGCAGAGGGTGAGGACGCCGATCCTGTTGCTCTTCAGCACGAGGAACTCACCGATCATGACGGAGGCGAGACCGGAGACGATGATCCCCTGGCCGAGGCCGACGTCGGCAAAGCCCAGGTACTGCGCCGCGAAGGCGCCGGAGACCGCGACGAGGCCGTTGGAAAGGCCGACACCGATGGTCTTCAGGGTCTTAGGGTTCACGCCCTGCGAGATGACCATCTGCTCGTTGTTCCCCATGGCGCCGAGGGTCATGCCGAGGTCGGTGCGGAAGAAGAGGTCGAGGAGCACCTTCACCACGAGGGCGACGATCAGGAAGAAGACGAGCAGTATGTACTCGTCCGGGATCACGCCGGTGAACTTCTCGGTAACCTGGGTGAGGATGGTCGGCTGGTTCAGCACGGGGACGTTGGCGCGGTTGCCCAGGATCCGGATGTTGACCGAGTAGAGCATGGTCATGGTGAGGATACCGGCCAGCAGGTTGGGCACCCGGAGGTGGTTGTGGATGAGCGCGGTGACGACGCCGGCCAAGACACCGCCGGCGAAGGCGATGAGCAGTGCGAGCCACCCGTTCATGCCGAGGAGGAGGCACTGCACCATGAGCGCCGCACCAAGGGGAAAGGACCCGTCAACCGTCAGGTCCGGAAAATCAAGAATCCTGAACGAGATGAACACGCCCAGGACCATGATGCCATAGATCAGCCCTTCGACAAAAATACCTTCGATCATAGTGAACCGTTTACCCTTCTGCTTGATTAAAAACTCCCCCCTCCGTTCGTACGAAGGGGGGAGTGCGTTTGCCGTTACTTCTTAATCACCTTGCCG is a genomic window of Geomonas ferrireducens containing:
- a CDS encoding ABC transporter permease, translated to MIEGIFVEGLIYGIMVLGVFISFRILDFPDLTVDGSFPLGAALMVQCLLLGMNGWLALLIAFAGGVLAGVVTALIHNHLRVPNLLAGILTMTMLYSVNIRILGNRANVPVLNQPTILTQVTEKFTGVIPDEYILLVFFLIVALVVKVLLDLFFRTDLGMTLGAMGNNEQMVISQGVNPKTLKTIGVGLSNGLVAVSGAFAAQYLGFADVGLGQGIIVSGLASVMIGEFLVLKSNRIGVLTLCALAGSVCFYAVMYVGRFYGYLIHMTPSDLNLIKGVLIIILLILTQAKKLKVPFKVAK
- the hisI gene encoding phosphoribosyl-AMP cyclohydrolase codes for the protein MIKIDFEKMGGLIPAVIQDNESGEVLMVAFMDEKTLNLTLETGKTWFFSRTRNKYWMKGEESGNTQEVIEVLTDCDADTVVIKVKQNGPAACHTGNRSCFYVKYENGTWVEHSNPLFDPNTVYKK
- a CDS encoding DUF2846 domain-containing protein translates to MFKKLVAGAALLSAVLISGCASVPMASKEDDAAAKQFAVPKDGKAAVYVYRNCFVGQALKKDISLDGAILGETANKVFFYKVIEPGKHVLSTESEFGDNTLSFDADPAKNYFVEQYIKMGVFVGGSNLKMVTEEEGKKAIMECGLAQQK
- a CDS encoding ABC transporter ATP-binding protein; protein product: MIELKNVSIVFGQGTVNENKALNNINLKVKEGDFITIIGSNGAGKSTLFNTIAGTYTPTDGQILANGKNVTRDPEYKRAKYIGRIFQNPLLGTAGNMSLEDNMTITHKKGMKWLRRSLNNKTRELFRQELVQLRMGLEHRMKENLVMFSGGQRQALTLLMMVLSKPSLILLDEHTAALDPKNAEIVLELTNKFISDYKLTAMMITHNMSHAIEFGNRLLMMDGGEIIFDIEGEEKKALTVEKLIQKFHELRHKTFENDRTLLAED
- the hisG gene encoding ATP phosphoribosyltransferase, producing MENQLKLGVPKGSLENATVELFKKAGWQISISSRSYFPGIDDKEIKCSLIRPQEMGKYVERGTIDVGIAGRDWIRENDSDVVEVCEMVYSKVSRRPARWVLVVNGDSKIKGPEDLHGATISTELVGFTKRYFAERNIPVNVEFSWGATEAKVVEGLCDAIVEVTETGSTIKANGLRIVTELMESVPVMVANKASWEDPWKREKIQQIATLLQSALRAEGMVGLKMNAPKDKVAAITAVIPSLKSPTVANHYNSDWVSIESIMPEQEVRRIVPELIKLGAEGIVEYSLNKII